From Aquabacter sp. L1I39, the proteins below share one genomic window:
- a CDS encoding flavin reductase family protein: MKPAHGFTALPLDEVYTLIEPGPVVLLATRGRAGDNVMAMSWHMMVEFTPPRIACVVSGGDFSFTALRANRACVIGIPPLAMAAQVVKIGNCSGRNVDKFATFDIPAYPAPQVKAPLIGGCFANLECRVIDTRLVNRFNLFVLEVVAAWQDPVITDRRTIHHKGYGHFAVDGTDITLPSRMP; encoded by the coding sequence ATGAAGCCGGCCCACGGCTTCACCGCCCTGCCGCTCGATGAGGTCTATACGCTCATCGAGCCCGGCCCGGTGGTGCTGCTGGCGACCCGCGGCCGCGCGGGTGACAATGTCATGGCCATGTCCTGGCACATGATGGTGGAGTTCACGCCGCCCCGCATCGCCTGCGTGGTGTCGGGGGGCGACTTCAGCTTCACGGCCCTGCGCGCCAACCGCGCTTGCGTCATCGGCATTCCCCCGCTGGCCATGGCCGCGCAAGTGGTGAAGATCGGCAATTGCTCCGGGCGGAACGTGGACAAGTTCGCCACTTTCGACATTCCCGCTTATCCGGCGCCCCAGGTGAAGGCCCCGCTCATCGGCGGCTGCTTCGCCAACCTGGAATGCCGCGTCATCGACACACGCCTGGTCAACCGCTTCAACCTGTTCGTGCTGGAAGTGGTCGCGGCCTGGCAGGATCCGGTCATCACCGACCGGCGGACCATCCACCACAAGGGCTATGGTCATTTCGCGGTGGACGGGACCGACATCACCCTCCCGTCCCGCATGCCGTGA
- the guaB gene encoding IMP dehydrogenase: MSTLNPSGAIPPFSGSPFREALTFDDVLLQPGPSEVMPGQVSLVSRLTKTISLNLPILSAAMDTVTESRLAIAMAQAGGIGVIHRNLTPEIQAEHVRQVKKFESGMVVNPVTIHPDETLADALALMKRFGISGIPVVERGPNGRAGKLVGILTNRDVRFANDPNQPVSDLMTKDRLITVNESVKQDEAKRLLHQHRIEKLLVVDADYRCVGLVTVKDIEKAVANPDAAKDEQGRLRVAAATTVGDDGYERTERLIDAGVDLVVVDTAHGHSKKVLDQVERIKRLSNATQILAGNIATAEGAKALIGAGADAIKVGIGPGSICTTRIVAGVGVPQLTAVMDAVEACAATDTPVIADGGIKFSGDLAKALAAGASCAMVGSLLAGTDESPGEVFLYQGRSYKAYRGMGSVGAMSRGSADRYFQAEVRDALKLVPEGVEGQVAYKGPVSAVLHQLAGGLRAAMGYVGGKDLTEFREKARFVRISSAGLRESHVHDVTITRESPNYPSAV; the protein is encoded by the coding sequence ATGTCGACCCTCAATCCGTCCGGCGCGATCCCCCCTTTCTCCGGTTCGCCCTTCCGTGAGGCCTTAACCTTCGACGACGTGCTGCTCCAGCCCGGCCCGTCCGAGGTGATGCCCGGCCAGGTGTCGCTGGTCAGCCGCCTGACGAAGACCATCAGCCTCAATTTGCCCATCCTGTCCGCCGCCATGGACACAGTGACGGAATCCCGCCTCGCCATCGCCATGGCCCAGGCGGGCGGCATCGGCGTCATCCACCGCAACCTGACGCCCGAGATCCAGGCCGAGCATGTGCGGCAGGTGAAGAAGTTCGAATCGGGCATGGTGGTGAACCCGGTCACCATCCATCCGGACGAGACTCTGGCCGACGCCCTCGCGCTCATGAAGCGCTTCGGCATTTCCGGCATCCCGGTGGTGGAGCGCGGGCCCAATGGCCGCGCCGGCAAGCTGGTGGGCATCCTCACCAACCGCGACGTGCGCTTCGCCAACGATCCCAACCAGCCGGTCTCGGACCTGATGACCAAGGACCGGCTCATCACCGTCAATGAGAGCGTCAAGCAGGACGAGGCCAAGCGCCTCCTCCACCAGCACCGCATTGAGAAGCTCTTGGTGGTGGACGCCGACTATCGCTGCGTCGGCCTCGTCACCGTGAAGGACATCGAGAAGGCGGTGGCCAATCCCGATGCCGCCAAGGACGAGCAGGGCCGCCTGCGTGTCGCCGCCGCCACCACAGTGGGCGATGACGGCTATGAGCGCACCGAGCGCCTCATCGATGCGGGCGTGGATCTCGTGGTGGTGGATACCGCCCACGGCCACTCCAAGAAGGTGCTGGACCAGGTGGAGCGCATCAAGCGCCTGTCCAACGCCACCCAGATCCTGGCCGGCAACATCGCCACCGCCGAGGGCGCCAAGGCGCTGATCGGGGCTGGCGCGGACGCCATCAAGGTGGGCATCGGGCCGGGCTCCATCTGCACCACCCGCATCGTGGCCGGCGTCGGCGTGCCCCAGTTGACCGCCGTCATGGACGCGGTGGAGGCCTGCGCCGCCACCGACACCCCGGTGATCGCGGACGGCGGCATCAAATTCTCCGGCGACCTGGCCAAGGCGCTGGCGGCGGGCGCGTCCTGCGCCATGGTGGGCTCGCTGCTCGCCGGCACCGACGAGAGCCCAGGCGAGGTGTTCCTCTATCAGGGCCGCTCCTACAAGGCCTATCGCGGCATGGGCTCGGTGGGCGCCATGTCCCGCGGCTCCGCGGACCGCTACTTCCAGGCGGAAGTGCGCGATGCGCTGAAGCTGGTGCCGGAAGGCGTCGAGGGCCAGGTGGCCTATAAGGGCCCGGTCTCGGCCGTGCTGCACCAGCTCGCCGGCGGCCTGCGCGCCGCCATGGGCTATGTGGGCGGCAAGGACCTCACCGAGTTCCGCGAGAAAGCGCGCTTCGTGCGCATCTCCTCCGCTGGCCTGCGCGAGAGCCATGTGCACGACGTGACCATCACCCGCGAGAGCCCGAACTATCCCTCCGCCGTCTGA
- a CDS encoding NnrU family protein, with product MVVMLVGLVVFLGVHLIASLRGVRARLIAALGEGQYKGFFSLLSVAGVGLTAYGFALWRAAGPALIWDPPMALRHLVLLLMVFVTIAAVAAYVPSHIRTVLKHPLLAAVKLWALGHLLANGDAASMVLFGSVLVWAVFARIMAKRRGAPVPPAPAGYGGDVIAVVGGLVLYGVLAFWFHPHIIGVPVIG from the coding sequence ATGGTGGTGATGCTGGTCGGCCTTGTGGTGTTTCTGGGCGTGCATCTCATCGCCAGCCTGCGCGGGGTGCGGGCGAGGCTCATCGCCGCGCTGGGCGAGGGGCAATATAAGGGTTTCTTTTCGCTGCTCTCGGTCGCCGGGGTGGGCCTGACGGCCTATGGCTTCGCCCTTTGGCGCGCCGCTGGCCCGGCGCTCATCTGGGACCCGCCCATGGCGCTGCGCCATCTGGTGCTGCTGCTCATGGTGTTCGTCACCATCGCCGCCGTGGCGGCCTATGTGCCGAGCCACATCCGCACCGTCCTCAAGCATCCCTTGCTGGCGGCGGTGAAGCTGTGGGCGCTCGGCCATCTGCTCGCCAATGGCGATGCCGCCTCCATGGTGCTGTTCGGCTCCGTCCTGGTGTGGGCGGTCTTTGCCCGCATCATGGCCAAAAGACGCGGCGCGCCGGTGCCGCCGGCCCCGGCCGGCTATGGCGGCGATGTGATCGCCGTGGTGGGCGGGCTCGTTCTTTACGGGGTGCTGGCCTTCTGGTTCCACCCCCACATCATCGGCGTGCCGGTCATCGGCTGA
- the panB gene encoding 3-methyl-2-oxobutanoate hydroxymethyltransferase, whose translation MSIQSDVRRITAPEIRGRKGGTPIVSLTSYHAHTAQLLDRHVDVILVGDSLGMVMHGLETTVPVTVEMMIVHGRAVVRGTKHALIVVDLPFGSYEASPVEAFHTAARVLKETGAGAVKLEGGRRMADTVRFLVDRGVPVMGHVGLTPQAINTLGSFKARGRDDSEASVILDDARAVAEAGAFSIVVEAVAEPVARRITQEVAPPTIGIGGSPACDGQILVLEDMLGLGQRVPKFVKKYADLGPAIEEAVGRYADEVRARTFPGPEHTYAPKAPKA comes from the coding sequence ATGTCCATCCAGTCCGACGTGCGCCGGATCACGGCGCCCGAGATCCGCGGGCGCAAGGGCGGCACCCCCATCGTCTCGCTGACCTCCTACCATGCCCACACCGCTCAGCTCCTGGACCGGCATGTGGACGTGATCCTGGTGGGCGACAGCCTCGGCATGGTGATGCACGGCCTGGAAACCACGGTGCCGGTGACGGTGGAAATGATGATCGTGCACGGCCGCGCCGTGGTGCGCGGCACCAAGCATGCCCTCATCGTGGTGGACCTGCCCTTCGGCAGCTATGAGGCCAGCCCCGTGGAAGCCTTCCACACCGCCGCCCGCGTGCTGAAGGAGACCGGCGCCGGCGCCGTCAAGCTGGAAGGCGGCCGCCGCATGGCCGACACGGTGCGCTTCCTGGTGGATCGCGGCGTGCCGGTGATGGGCCATGTGGGCCTCACCCCCCAGGCCATCAACACGCTCGGCTCCTTCAAGGCGCGCGGCCGTGACGACAGCGAGGCTTCTGTCATCCTGGACGATGCCCGCGCAGTGGCGGAGGCCGGCGCCTTCTCCATCGTGGTGGAGGCCGTGGCAGAGCCGGTGGCCCGCCGGATCACCCAAGAGGTGGCCCCGCCCACCATCGGCATTGGCGGCAGCCCCGCCTGCGACGGGCAGATCCTGGTGCTGGAGGACATGCTGGGCCTCGGCCAGCGGGTGCCGAAGTTCGTGAAGAAGTATGCCGATCTCGGTCCCGCCATCGAAGAGGCGGTGGGCCGCTATGCGGACGAGGTGCGGGCCCGCACCTTCCCGGGGCCCGAGCATACCTATGCCCCCAAGGCGCCGAAGGCCTGA
- a CDS encoding sensor histidine kinase, whose protein sequence is MSVSPEGAGARPRGRSVRFRLLAIALLPTLVVVPLLLGATMARWNAKFDALLASKVHGDLTIAHQYLARLLEITGDHVQALGLSALFRDVAAGRQDSDLSELLETRRRALGLDFLYVIDPGGQVSAAAPPATGAPLRADWPVIEAALRGELRTAIDIFTAQDLAALSPHLEERARIELVPTPNARPTDRAAETSGMVVHSAAAVRFEDGRVGALVGGILLNQNLVFIDTINDLVYRAASLPEGSQGTATLFLGDVRISTNVRLFEGKRALGTRVSNAVRTQVLEEGHIWLGSAFVVNDWYMSAYEPITDSYGTRVGMLYVGFLERPFFEAKLSTVLSVVLAFLVVAAASVPLFLRWARGIFRPLERMNATIAAVETGEREARTGLKHADDEIGRVALHLDHLLDQLAERERELVRWNDELNVKVAERTRDLEIANRQIEATTRQLIMSEKLAAIGEVTAGVAHEINNPVAVIQGNLDVLRDVLADHPDRGRTEFRLIDEQIDRITQIVNKLLQFARPEEYAGFVEANAPAEVISDCLPLVQHLLNRSAITLVREDAASRLIVMNRTELQQVLVNLIVNAVHAMPQGGRLTLRTRDAEHDGRPGIRIEVDDTGVGMSEEVLARIFDPFFTTKRQQGTGLGLSITQKLIAQQGGAIDVRSTPGEGTTFSIFLPEAN, encoded by the coding sequence ATGTCCGTGAGCCCTGAAGGGGCAGGCGCGCGCCCGCGCGGGCGCTCCGTCCGCTTCCGCCTCCTGGCCATCGCGCTTCTGCCCACTTTGGTGGTGGTGCCGCTGCTGCTGGGCGCCACCATGGCGCGCTGGAACGCAAAGTTCGACGCGCTTTTGGCCTCCAAGGTCCATGGCGACCTCACCATTGCCCACCAATATCTGGCCCGCCTGCTGGAGATCACCGGCGACCATGTGCAGGCGCTCGGCCTCTCCGCCTTGTTCCGCGACGTGGCGGCGGGGCGGCAGGACAGCGATCTGTCGGAATTGCTGGAAACCCGGCGGCGGGCGCTGGGGCTGGATTTTCTCTATGTGATCGATCCCGGCGGTCAGGTCTCCGCCGCCGCCCCGCCGGCCACCGGCGCGCCGCTTCGGGCCGACTGGCCGGTGATCGAGGCGGCGTTGCGGGGTGAATTGCGCACCGCAATCGATATCTTCACGGCGCAGGATTTGGCCGCGCTCTCCCCGCACCTGGAAGAACGGGCGCGCATCGAGCTGGTGCCCACCCCCAATGCCCGTCCCACGGACCGGGCGGCGGAGACCTCCGGCATGGTGGTCCATTCCGCCGCAGCCGTGCGGTTCGAGGATGGGCGGGTGGGGGCGCTGGTGGGTGGCATCCTGCTCAACCAGAACCTCGTCTTCATCGACACCATCAACGACCTCGTCTACCGCGCCGCCAGCCTGCCGGAGGGCAGCCAGGGCACGGCGACGCTGTTCCTGGGCGACGTGCGCATCTCCACCAATGTGCGCCTGTTCGAGGGCAAGCGGGCGCTGGGCACGCGGGTTTCCAACGCGGTGCGCACGCAGGTGCTGGAGGAGGGCCATATCTGGCTCGGCAGCGCCTTCGTGGTGAACGACTGGTACATGTCCGCCTACGAGCCCATCACCGACAGCTACGGGACGCGCGTGGGCATGCTCTATGTGGGCTTCCTGGAGCGGCCCTTCTTCGAGGCCAAGCTCTCCACCGTCCTCTCCGTGGTGCTCGCCTTCCTGGTGGTGGCGGCGGCCAGCGTGCCGCTTTTCCTGCGCTGGGCGCGGGGCATTTTCCGGCCGCTGGAGCGCATGAACGCCACCATCGCCGCCGTGGAGACGGGCGAGCGGGAAGCCCGGACCGGCCTGAAGCATGCTGATGACGAGATCGGTCGCGTGGCGCTCCATCTCGATCATCTCCTCGACCAATTGGCCGAACGCGAGCGCGAACTGGTGCGCTGGAATGACGAGCTGAATGTGAAGGTGGCCGAGCGCACCCGGGACCTCGAAATCGCCAACCGCCAGATCGAGGCCACCACGCGCCAGCTCATCATGTCGGAGAAGCTCGCGGCCATTGGCGAGGTGACGGCGGGCGTCGCCCATGAGATCAACAATCCCGTGGCGGTCATCCAGGGCAATCTGGACGTGTTGCGCGATGTGCTGGCCGATCATCCCGACCGGGGGCGCACCGAGTTCCGGCTCATCGACGAGCAGATCGACCGCATCACCCAGATCGTCAACAAGCTGCTGCAATTCGCCCGGCCCGAGGAATATGCCGGCTTCGTGGAGGCCAATGCCCCCGCCGAGGTGATTTCCGACTGCCTGCCTTTGGTCCAGCACCTTCTCAACCGTTCCGCCATCACCCTGGTGCGGGAGGATGCGGCGAGCCGGCTCATCGTCATGAACCGCACCGAATTGCAGCAGGTGCTGGTGAACCTCATCGTCAACGCGGTGCACGCCATGCCCCAGGGCGGCCGCCTGACCTTGCGGACGCGCGATGCCGAGCATGATGGACGCCCCGGCATCCGCATTGAGGTGGACGATACGGGGGTGGGCATGAGCGAAGAGGTGCTGGCGCGCATCTTCGATCCCTTCTTCACCACCAAGCGCCAGCAGGGCACGGGCCTCGGCCTGTCCATCACCCAGAAGCTGATCGCCCAGCAAGGCGGCGCCATCGACGTGCGCAGCACGCCGGGGGAAGGGACGACCTTCTCCATCTTCCTGCCCGAGGCCAACTGA
- a CDS encoding sigma-54-dependent transcriptional regulator, whose protein sequence is MQSEAAARRLRDASSHPEFGPWLAQASILVVDDEPGIRNFLVRTLAPRCKLVEEAADTQQASAKLDAQHFDVVIVDNVMPGKSGVEWLAEQRSVGLFADAILITAYADLETAIRALRAGAVDFVLKPFRSNQILNAVARCLDRIRLQHENFMLQHELRFSANHGVLRDRLIGESHLIAQVRETLSRVARMPTTVLITGESGTGKEVAARSLHALSERAEKPFVPVNCAAIPADMIESELFGHLKGAFTGALAGRDGLFLHANGGTLFLDEIGELPPATQSKLLRVLEDRRVRPVGAEREVPVDLRFVFATNRDLEREVREGRFRADLFYRINVMKIDLPPLRARGEDVAELAAMFMRTLSRQLGVPPVPLDAAASAALARYDWPGNVRELRNVIERTLILGRLPDDFPGRAPLRREALGNSLDEVEQRHILSVLEACGFDRTEAARRLGISRKTIDRKCARWNVREP, encoded by the coding sequence GTGCAGTCGGAAGCGGCGGCGCGTCGGCTGCGGGACGCATCGAGCCATCCAGAGTTCGGCCCCTGGCTGGCCCAGGCCTCCATCCTCGTGGTGGATGATGAGCCCGGCATCCGGAACTTCCTGGTGCGCACGCTCGCCCCCCGCTGCAAGCTGGTGGAAGAGGCCGCCGACACGCAGCAAGCCTCCGCCAAGCTCGATGCCCAGCATTTCGACGTGGTGATCGTCGACAATGTGATGCCCGGCAAGAGCGGGGTGGAGTGGCTGGCGGAGCAGCGCTCCGTGGGCCTGTTCGCCGATGCCATCCTGATTACCGCCTATGCGGACTTGGAAACCGCCATCCGGGCGCTGCGCGCCGGGGCGGTGGACTTCGTGCTCAAACCCTTCCGCTCCAACCAGATCCTCAATGCGGTGGCGCGGTGCCTGGATCGTATCCGGCTGCAGCATGAGAATTTCATGCTCCAACACGAATTGCGCTTCAGCGCCAATCACGGCGTGTTGCGCGACCGGCTGATTGGCGAATCCCACCTCATTGCCCAGGTGCGCGAGACCCTCTCCCGCGTCGCCCGCATGCCCACCACCGTGCTCATCACCGGGGAATCGGGCACCGGCAAGGAAGTGGCGGCCCGTTCGCTTCATGCCTTGTCGGAGCGGGCCGAGAAGCCGTTCGTGCCGGTCAATTGCGCCGCCATCCCCGCCGATATGATCGAGAGCGAATTGTTCGGCCATCTGAAGGGGGCCTTCACCGGCGCGCTGGCGGGCCGCGACGGGCTCTTCCTCCATGCCAATGGCGGCACGCTGTTCCTGGACGAGATCGGCGAACTGCCCCCCGCCACCCAGAGCAAGCTCCTGCGGGTGCTGGAGGATCGCCGCGTGCGGCCGGTGGGGGCCGAGCGCGAGGTGCCGGTCGACCTGCGCTTTGTCTTCGCCACCAATCGCGACCTGGAGCGGGAGGTGCGCGAAGGTCGCTTCCGGGCCGACCTCTTCTACCGCATCAATGTGATGAAGATCGATCTGCCACCGCTGCGCGCCCGCGGTGAGGACGTGGCGGAACTGGCCGCCATGTTCATGCGCACCTTGTCCCGCCAATTGGGCGTGCCGCCGGTGCCCCTCGATGCCGCCGCCTCCGCCGCGCTCGCCCGCTATGACTGGCCGGGCAATGTGCGGGAATTGCGCAATGTCATCGAGCGCACCTTGATCCTCGGTCGCCTGCCGGACGATTTCCCCGGCCGCGCGCCTTTGCGCCGCGAAGCGCTGGGAAACAGCCTCGACGAGGTGGAGCAGCGGCACATCCTCTCCGTGCTGGAGGCCTGCGGCTTCGACCGCACCGAGGCCGCCCGCCGCCTCGGCATCTCCCGCAAGACCATCGACCGCAAATGCGCGCGCTGGAATGTCCGTGAGCCCTGA
- a CDS encoding OFA family MFS transporter, whose translation MTAGIETYHGAAKEAGLLDRERIIARPGFNRWMVPPAALAIHLCIGMAYGFSVFWLPLTRSLGVSQSVACPDLTLVGALFTRTCDWRVADLGWIYTLFFVLLGSSAAIWGGWLEKAGPRKAGVVAALCWCGGIALAALGVAIHQLWLMWLGAGVIGGIGLGLGYISPVSTLIKWFPDRRGMATGMAIMGFGGGAMIGAPLANLLMTHFRTAETVGVWQTFLVMAAGYFVFMMAGAFGYRVPPSGWRPEGWNPPAAKSALITHRNVHLRDAHKTPQFWLIWAVLCLNVSAGIGVIGMASPMLQEIFSGRLIGLPDLTFTQLDASQKAAIAAIAAGFAGLLSLFNIGGRFFWASLSDRIGRKNTYYTFFILGIALYALAPTAAHMGSQVAFVAIFCVILSMYGGGFATVPAYLADIFGTHFVGAIHGRLLTAWATAGIIGPVVVNYIREAQLNAGIPRAQVYDFTMYILAGMLVLGLIANALVRPLPERWYMSEAEEAALLAKSAAAQKGPSGSFGIGRGGLDLKAALAWAAVGIPMLWGVWITLQSAAILFRAG comes from the coding sequence ATGACTGCTGGTATCGAGACCTATCACGGCGCGGCCAAGGAGGCCGGGCTTCTGGACCGGGAGCGCATCATCGCCCGTCCCGGCTTCAACCGCTGGATGGTGCCGCCGGCCGCCTTGGCCATCCATCTGTGCATCGGAATGGCCTACGGCTTTTCCGTCTTCTGGCTGCCGCTGACGCGCTCGCTGGGCGTCTCCCAGTCGGTGGCCTGCCCGGACCTCACGCTGGTGGGCGCGCTCTTCACCCGCACCTGCGACTGGCGCGTGGCGGATCTCGGCTGGATCTACACCCTCTTCTTCGTGCTGCTGGGCTCCTCCGCCGCCATCTGGGGCGGCTGGCTGGAAAAGGCCGGCCCGCGCAAGGCGGGCGTGGTGGCGGCCCTGTGCTGGTGCGGCGGCATCGCACTGGCGGCGCTGGGCGTGGCCATCCACCAATTGTGGCTGATGTGGCTGGGTGCTGGTGTCATTGGCGGCATCGGCCTCGGCCTCGGCTATATCTCCCCCGTCTCCACCCTCATCAAGTGGTTCCCCGACCGGCGCGGCATGGCCACCGGCATGGCCATCATGGGCTTTGGTGGCGGCGCCATGATCGGCGCGCCACTGGCCAACCTGCTGATGACCCATTTCCGCACCGCCGAGACGGTGGGCGTGTGGCAGACCTTCCTGGTGATGGCGGCGGGCTATTTCGTCTTCATGATGGCCGGCGCCTTCGGCTATCGCGTGCCCCCGTCCGGCTGGCGTCCGGAAGGCTGGAACCCGCCTGCGGCCAAGTCCGCCCTCATCACCCACCGCAACGTGCATCTGCGCGATGCCCACAAGACCCCGCAATTCTGGCTGATCTGGGCGGTGCTGTGCCTCAACGTGTCGGCGGGCATCGGTGTCATCGGCATGGCCTCGCCCATGCTGCAGGAGATCTTCAGCGGCCGCCTCATCGGCCTGCCGGACCTCACCTTCACCCAGCTGGACGCCTCCCAGAAGGCGGCCATCGCCGCCATCGCGGCGGGCTTTGCGGGCCTGCTCTCGCTGTTCAACATTGGCGGCCGCTTCTTCTGGGCCTCCCTGTCGGACCGCATCGGCCGCAAGAACACCTATTATACCTTCTTCATCCTCGGCATCGCGCTCTATGCGCTCGCCCCCACGGCGGCGCACATGGGCAGCCAGGTGGCGTTCGTGGCCATCTTCTGCGTGATCCTGTCCATGTATGGCGGCGGCTTCGCCACGGTGCCGGCCTATCTCGCCGACATCTTCGGCACCCATTTCGTGGGCGCCATCCATGGCCGGCTGCTGACCGCCTGGGCGACCGCCGGCATCATCGGCCCGGTGGTGGTGAACTATATCCGCGAGGCGCAGCTCAATGCCGGCATCCCGCGGGCGCAGGTCTATGACTTCACCATGTATATCCTGGCCGGCATGCTGGTGCTGGGCCTCATCGCCAACGCCCTGGTGCGTCCGCTGCCCGAGCGCTGGTACATGAGCGAGGCCGAGGAAGCCGCCCTTCTTGCCAAGAGCGCGGCCGCGCAGAAGGGGCCGTCCGGTTCGTTCGGCATCGGTCGCGGCGGTCTCGACCTGAAGGCGGCTTTGGCCTGGGCGGCGGTGGGCATTCCCATGCTGTGGGGCGTGTGGATCACGCTGCAGAGCGCCGCCATCCTGTTCCGCGCCGGCTGA
- a CDS encoding diguanylate cyclase domain-containing protein, with product MHRGGTTSGGANPEAGGDDLLHALCDTARLTLRAEMAGFVSAGTTMLAGGGGDALARLAPLLARLDGADGPLVLDAHPHASGLFAGFALAGKAGAPVGRFFITRPSGDALSATDRALFEGFARMAQAQARQAEALASATQQAALYRLLADTTTDTIVRGTLDGVRTYISPSVRTLLGYEPEEMIGRRAAEIVHPDDAAQFGLLMADMRAGRIGVAVSETRQRHRDGSWVWLEAFVKLTYDATGKADGYVASVRNISRRKEAELQLQHLASHDSLTGLANRAFLKSRLDACLAGARDGDAGLALLCLDLDNFKQVNDAGGHAAGDALLCAMAERCRSELGPGDLMARLGGDEFAILHPAPPGDAGLFPAASARRLGERLIAIVSRPFDLPGGPVQVGVSVGIALPPAATPDDLLRRADAALYAAKRQGRGLLVMEGPGNAATV from the coding sequence ATGCACAGAGGCGGGACGACCAGCGGCGGGGCGAACCCAGAGGCGGGCGGGGATGACCTGCTGCACGCGCTCTGCGACACGGCGCGCCTGACGCTGCGGGCTGAGATGGCGGGGTTCGTCAGCGCCGGCACGACCATGCTCGCGGGCGGCGGCGGGGATGCTCTTGCACGTCTGGCGCCCCTTCTCGCCCGGCTCGACGGCGCGGACGGGCCGCTCGTGCTGGACGCCCATCCTCATGCATCCGGCCTGTTCGCGGGCTTCGCGCTTGCGGGCAAGGCTGGCGCACCCGTCGGCCGCTTCTTCATCACCCGCCCGAGCGGCGATGCCCTCTCGGCCACGGATCGCGCCCTGTTCGAGGGCTTTGCCCGCATGGCGCAGGCGCAGGCGCGGCAGGCCGAGGCGCTCGCCTCGGCCACACAGCAGGCCGCCCTCTATCGGCTGCTCGCCGACACCACCACCGACACCATCGTGCGCGGCACGCTGGACGGTGTGCGCACCTATATCTCGCCCTCCGTCCGCACGCTTCTGGGCTACGAGCCGGAGGAGATGATCGGCCGCCGGGCGGCGGAGATCGTGCATCCCGACGATGCCGCGCAGTTCGGCCTGCTGATGGCCGACATGCGGGCCGGCCGCATCGGCGTGGCGGTGAGCGAGACCCGCCAGCGCCACCGGGACGGCTCTTGGGTGTGGCTGGAAGCCTTCGTCAAGCTCACCTATGACGCGACCGGCAAGGCGGACGGCTATGTGGCCTCGGTGCGCAACATCTCCCGCCGCAAGGAAGCGGAGCTACAGCTCCAGCATCTCGCCTCCCACGACAGCCTGACCGGCCTTGCCAACCGCGCTTTTCTGAAGTCGCGCCTTGACGCCTGTCTGGCCGGTGCCAGGGACGGCGACGCAGGTTTAGCGCTGCTGTGCCTGGATCTCGACAACTTCAAGCAGGTGAACGACGCTGGCGGCCATGCGGCGGGCGATGCTCTGCTATGCGCCATGGCAGAGCGTTGCCGCTCCGAGCTGGGTCCAGGCGACCTCATGGCCCGTCTCGGCGGGGACGAATTTGCCATCCTGCATCCCGCGCCGCCGGGCGATGCGGGGCTCTTCCCCGCCGCCTCCGCGCGGCGCCTCGGAGAGCGCCTGATTGCAATCGTATCAAGGCCTTTCGACCTGCCCGGCGGACCCGTGCAGGTTGGCGTGTCGGTAGGCATCGCCCTGCCTCCCGCCGCCACGCCGGACGACCTCCTGCGGCGGGCTGACGCAGCGCTTTATGCTGCAAAGCGGCAAGGACGGGGCCTCCTGGTGATGGAGGGACCCGGGAATGCTGCGACCGTTTGA
- the blaOXA gene encoding class D beta-lactamase has protein sequence MNVALRPVTPRQDLARLGRQALLAVSALAAVLFAAGPARAVEECFLVAEVKTGHVAAKQGLCATRQSPASTFKVPLALMGFDSGILKSPDAPVWTSKAGMPDWMEQWKGPQTPKSWMQYSVVWYSQLLTQELGMDRFRAYVRGFDYGNQNLSGDPGKDNGLTRAWLSSSLRISPREQVDFLRRLLKGELPVSPEAVDKTITILKVPESPAGWDLYGKTGTGFQQLGDGSPDRQRPFGWFIGWAEKGGRQFAFARFITLDYIPPEPLGPMARRQAVKALEPILTAQEK, from the coding sequence ATGAATGTGGCTTTGCGTCCCGTGACGCCCCGACAGGATCTCGCCCGGTTGGGCCGTCAGGCCCTGTTGGCCGTGTCGGCCCTGGCGGCGGTCCTCTTCGCCGCCGGTCCCGCCCGCGCGGTGGAGGAATGCTTCCTGGTGGCGGAGGTGAAGACCGGCCATGTGGCGGCCAAGCAGGGGCTGTGCGCCACGCGCCAGTCCCCGGCCTCCACCTTCAAGGTGCCGCTGGCCCTGATGGGCTTTGATTCCGGCATCCTGAAAAGCCCGGACGCGCCCGTCTGGACCTCCAAGGCGGGGATGCCCGACTGGATGGAGCAGTGGAAGGGGCCGCAGACCCCCAAGAGCTGGATGCAATATTCGGTGGTCTGGTATTCCCAGCTCCTGACGCAGGAACTGGGCATGGACCGCTTCCGCGCCTATGTGCGCGGCTTCGACTATGGCAACCAGAACCTCTCCGGCGATCCCGGCAAGGACAATGGCCTCACCCGCGCCTGGCTCTCCTCCTCGCTGCGCATCTCCCCGCGCGAGCAGGTGGATTTCCTGCGCCGCCTGCTGAAGGGGGAATTGCCGGTCTCGCCCGAGGCGGTGGACAAGACCATCACCATCCTGAAGGTGCCTGAGAGCCCGGCGGGATGGGATCTCTATGGCAAGACGGGCACCGGCTTCCAGCAATTGGGCGACGGCTCGCCAGACCGGCAGCGCCCCTTCGGCTGGTTCATCGGCTGGGCGGAGAAAGGCGGCCGGCAGTTCGCCTTCGCCCGCTTCATCACCCTCGACTACATTCCGCCCGAGCCGCTCGGCCCCATGGCGCGGCGCCAGGCGGTGAAGGCGCTGGAGCCGATCCTGACGGCGCAGGAGAAATAG